The Actinomycetota bacterium genome segment ATAACCGGAGGGTAACTTTGTCTTACAGGCTGGGAGGGGTTGTCTGCAGCCAATGTCTCTCTGACGGTGAAGGGGGAACTTTGTTGGAGGCCAAAAGCTTTAGGTTTTTAGTAAGTGTGTTTAAACTAAAAATTGAAGACATAAGGGATATTGAAATAGATGCTTCCGCCTTAAAAAAAGTATATAAATTTTTAGAAAACTATATTATCTATCATACAGGCTGTGACTTAGAAAGTTTCAAATACTTAAAAAAGATTGGGATATAAAGGAATATTTAAAATGAAAGCACTGGCTATAATAGGCTCTCCCCATAAGAATGGAAATAGTGCTGGGCTGTTAAGGTTGGTTTTAAAACAGATAGATTCCAAATATGATAGTGAAGAATTGTTCTTGAAAGGCTTGGATCTAAATCCCTGCAATGGCTGCCACTATTGTGAACAGAAAAATAAATGTGTTATTAAAGATGATATGCAGGAAATTTATGGGAAAATGGAAAAAGCTGACTTAATAATATTATCGACCCCTTCCTATATGGGAGGGCCTGCTTCCAGGCTTAGGATATTTATGGAGAGAAGCTGGTATTTAAGGAAAGGACAAATGGAGGGCAAGCTGGGTACATATATTATTACTGGAAGAAGAAAAATAGGCCCGGTTGTCCTGGAGCTACAGGAATATTTACTTAGGCTCCAGCTAAAGGTCTTACCGGGTATCCTGGGCTTTGGCTTTGGTCCCGGGACAGTGCTTAAAGATAAGGAAGCAGTAGCAGAAGTTGGCAAGCTGGCAAGAAAGCTTACTTGAATTATGGGTTTATGTTCATTATTATAAAGGCATTATGAGAAATTATTGGATGGAGACAATATGCAAGATTTAATCCAATTTGAGGATATAGATATGGCTAGGAAAACTTTGGGTTTAAAACAAATAAGTTCTATCCAGGAAATAAAGAATGCATACCGCAAGCTTTCTCTTAAGCATCACCCTGACAGGGCTGGGTCAAAAGGGGAAGAAAAATTTAAGCAAATCAGCTTCTCTTACCGCCTATTAATGGACTACAGCTATAAGTATCCAATATCTTTTACCAGGGAAAGGGTTAAGGATATTGAAGAAGCAGAATACGAAAAGTATCATCAGGAAAGATTCTACAGTACTTGGTTTTAAGCTGGGCCGGCTGTAATTCATAATTGACGTTTCTACCTATAGTTATTACAATGTTAGATTATGAATTTTCAGGATATAATTTTTAATTTACAAAAATATTGGAGCGGTCAGGGCTGCATTATCAGGCAGCCTTTGGATTTGGAAAAAGGTGCCGGTACTTTTAATCCGGACACCTTTTTAAGGTGCCTGGGCCCCGAACCCTGGAAGGTAGCTTATGTGGAACCTTCACGCAGGCCTACTGACGGAAGATACGGGGAGAATCCGTTCAGGAGCCAGTTTTATTACCAGTATCAGGTACTTTTAAAACCTTCCCCAGACCAGGCGGTAGAACTTTACCTGGGTTCCCTGGAGAGCCTGGGAATAGATTTAAAAAATCATGATATCAGGTTTGTAGAAGATGACTGGGCTTCGCCTACTATAGGAGCAGCGGGTTTAGGCTGGGAAGTATGGGCGGATGGTATGGAGATTACCCAATTTACCTATTTTCAGCAGATGGGAGGAATTAGCTTGAAACCAGTCTCTGTCGAACTTACATATGGCCTGGAGAGGATTGCCATGTATCTCCAGGATAAGGATAGTTTCTGGGAGCTTAAATGGAATGATGAAATTACCTATGCTGATGTCTTGCTGGAGTCCGAGAAACAGTGGTGTGTCTATAATTTTGAGCTGGCTGATGTGGAAATGCTGCTGGACCTGTTTGAAAAGTTTGAAAAAGAATTCTACCGCATTATGGAAAAGGACCTGGTATTTGTAGCCTGTGAATTTGTTTTGAAGTGTTCTCATGTTTTTAACCTTTTAGATGCCAGGGAGGCCATCAGCGTATCGGAACGAACCTCCTATATTGGCAGGGTTAGGAATTTAGCTAAAAAATTATGCAAAGCTTATGTAAAACAAAGGAAAGAGTTAGGTTTTCCGTTAACTAAATGTCATGAATAAAGATTTAGTTTTTGAAATTGGAACTGAAGAGCTCCCATCTTCCTGTATACTGGAAGGTGTGGAGGGGCTAAAAGATATATTGATCCGCAAACTAAAGCAGGAAAGGGTCAGTTTCTTGCAGGTGGACACCTTGGGGACTCCCCGCAGGCTTACCGCAATAGTAAAAGGTATAGATGAGATGCAAAACTCCCAACAGAGGGTAATTACAGGACCTCCCAAAAAAATAGCTTTTGAAGCTGACGGCACTCCAACCCAGGCAGCTATAGGTTTTGCTAGAAGTTTAGGCTTAAAAGCAGATGAACTGGAAGAAATTGATACCGAAAGGGGAATATATTTGGGCAAGACCGTCCAGGAGGAAGGCAAGCCTGTCTTGGAGGTACTGCCTGATTTGCTTAAACAGGCTATAACTGATATTTCATTTTCAAAACAGATGTACTGGGGCGATTACAGTTTAAAATTTGCCCGGCCAATAAGATGGATACTGGCCTTATGGGGAGATAAAGTGGTTGATTTTGAAATAGAAAACCTTAAATCAGGCCGGTTAACCTATGGACTAAGAACTATTCCTGATAATCCGTTAGCGGTTGAAAATGCTGACTGTTATTTGGATCTTATTGCTTCTAAAGGGATGATAATGATTAATCCGGATCACAGGTGCCAGAAGATTTTGGATTCATTAAGCTGGATGGAACAAAACCAGTGGGGTGGCAAATACCAGGTGGTAATGGACCATGAACTGCTGGCGGAAGTGGTTAATCTGGTAGAGTTTCCCCATGTGTTGGCAGGCAAATTTTCCGATCATTTTTTATATATCCCCCAGGATATCCTTATAAAAGCCATAGAATACCATCAGAGGTATTTTGCCGTAATTGATGAAAAAGGGCAGGTAACTAATAATTTTTTAGTAGTGCAAAACGGGACAGATGACAACAGCGGTGATATCATTAAGGGAAACCAGAGGGTCCTGGAAGCCAGGTTAAGCGATGCTGCTTTTTTCTATGAGGAAGATAAAAAACATGGTTTTGACCAATGGCTGGAAAAACTTAAAGGAGTTATTTTCTACTCAGGCCTAGGCAGCATGCATGATAAAGTAAACAGGCTGGAAAAGCTGGCCCAGTATTTAAGCATGGAGCTGGGACAAAGCCATATTAAAGACGATGCATGCAGGGCTGCCCGCTTATGCAAATGTGACCTGGTAACCAATATGGTAGTTGAATTTCCAGAGCTCCAGGGGGTAGTAGGCAGGGAATATGCTTTAGAAAAGGGAGAAAACAGCAAGGTAGCCAATGCTATATTTGAACACTACCTGCCCCGGTTTGCAGAAGATATTCTTCCAGAATCTGAAACTGGAGCCGTTTTATCTATTGCTGATAAGATTGATACTACTTGCGGCATGTTTTTATTGGATAATATTCCAACCGGGTCTGAAGATCCTTTTGCCTTAAGAAGAAAAGCTTCAGGGATAGTGTCCAGCATACTGGACCGTAAATATGATCTGGACTTAAATCAGCTGATTGAATTCAACCTTAATCTTTATTTAGATACATTTGATATTGAAAAACCTTCGCACATTGTAGAAAAAATATTGGATTTTATGCTGGCCCGGTACAGGTTCCGGCTGGAAAAAGAAGGAAAGAGGCTGGATATTATGGAAGCTGTGGCCGCAACTGGGGTATTTTCAGTGGTAGATATGGACAACAGGTATAGGGCCCTTCAAAAATTCATAGAGGAGCAGCATATTGAGCTTATAGCTAATCCCATGATTAGATGCCAGAATATAATAAAGGGAGGCCAAGCGGGGCAGATAGCAGAGGGCCTGTTAAAAGAAGAAGGAGAAAGACAGCTCTATCTTTCTATACAAGACATGGAAGATAAATTTCTTGGGCTGAAAAAAGAAAAGGATTACTTTAGTATGCTGGAAGAGCTTAAAAATTTTGGCCGGGCAGTAGATAATTTCTTCGACCAGGTATTAGTGATGGACCAAGATGAGGATATAAAAAATAATAGGATAAGCCTGGTAAAATCAGCCCGGGACCTGTATCTTAATGTTGCAGATTTTTCTAAGCTGGTCATGGAGGGATAAAACTTTTAGGGTTTTAATCCAATAGTAAACAACTTATAATTATTTAAAATATTTTATGGGAAGGATTAAAGAATGACAGAAAAGAAATACGTATATTTTTTTGGTGAAGGCGCAAAGGAAATGAAAAAGCTTCTAGGTGGGAAGGGAGCAAACCTTTCAGAGATGACTAATATTGGTCTTCCTGTTCCTCCTGGATTTACCATCACTACTGAAGTGTGTAATCTTTTTTATGAATTAGGCAAGAGATATCCTGAAGGACTGCAGGAACAGATTGACGGGAGTTTGAAAAAACTGGAACAAAAAATGGACGCTGTGCTGGGAGATAAAGACAATCCCCTCCTGGTTTCGGTAAGGTCCGGTGCCGCAATTTCCATGCCGGGCATGATGGATACAGTACTAAACTTGGGCCTAAATGATATTACTGTAAACGGCCTTATTATTAAGACCGGGAATGAGAGATTCGGCTGGGATTCATACCGAAGGTTTATTCAAATGTTTGGTGATGTAGTAATGGAAGTAGAGCATGATAAGTTTGAACATGCCATGCAGTCAATGAAAAACAAAAAAGGCGTAAAGTTTGATACTGATTTAACTGCTGAAGACCTAAAGCAGTTGGTGGATGAATACAAGCAGATAATCAATGAATCAGCTGGAAAAAGCTTTCCCCAAAACCCCAGGGAGCAGCTGCAGATGTCTGTTGATGCTGTATTTGGTTCCTGGAATAATAAGAGGGCTATAACTTACCGTAACCTGCATGATATCCCTCATAGTATAGGTACAGCAGTAAATGTGCAGGCTATGGTATTCGGTAACATGGGTGAAAACTCTGGTACTGGTGTTGCTTTTACCAGGAACCCTTCTACCGGTGAGAACCTGGAATATGGGGAATATCTAATAAATGCCCAGGGAGAAGATGTGGTGGCAGGTATCAGGACTCCCCAGCCCATAACCAAGCTAAAAGAAGAAATGCCAGAGATATATGACCAGCTTATGGACATATTCAAAAAACTGGAACAGCATTACAGGGAAATGCAGGACCTAGAATTCACTATCCAGGAAGGTAAGCTTTATATGCTTCAGACCAGAACCGGCAAAAGGACGGCAGCTGCTGCCCTGCAAATTGCTGTGGATATGGAAAAAGAGGGACTGATAGACAAAAGGACAGCAGTGATGAGGGTAGAGCCGCAACAGCTGGACCAGCTGCTTCATAAACAAATTGATAAGAACGCCAAACAGGGTGCTGATCTGCTGGCTAAAGGCTTACCAGCTTCTCCCGGCGCTGCTTTGGGCCGGGTAGTATTTGATGCAGATGAAGCAGTAAGGGAATCTGCGAATGGGCCTGTTGTTCTGGTAAGAACAGAAACTTCTCCCGAAGATATTGAAGGAATGTCAGTGGCTCAGGGCATACTTACTTCCCGGGGCGGAATGACCTCACATGCTGCAGTGGTAGCTAGGGGAATGGGCAAATGCTGTGTAGCTGGCTGTGAGACAATAAAGGTATTTGCTGATCAGAAATATTTTACTGTAAACGGCCAGAAGGTAAATAAAGGCGACTGGATTACACTGGACGGCTCTACTGGAGAGGTATTTCTGGGGCAGCTGGAAGTGGTGGATCCAGAAATTTCAGGAAATTTCGAGTTATTCATGGAATGGATTGACCAGTTCAGCAAAATAGGGGTAAGGACTAATGCAGATACTCCCCATGATGCTGGGGTAGCGTTAAAATTTGGGGCAGAAGGTATAGGCCTTTGCCGTACAGAGCATATGTTTTTTGAAGCTAACCGGATAAAAGCGGTTAGAAAGATGATAGTGGCTTCCAGCGAAGAGGAAAGAAGGAAAGCTTTAATGACTATTCTTCCATACCAGAAGCAGGATTTCATAGATATATTAAAAGTAATGGAAGGCAAGCCGGTTACCATTAGGCTGCTGGATCCTCCCCTACATGAATTTTTGCCTTCAGAAGAAGAAGACATTAAGGAAATAGCCGGGGAATTAAATATTGATCCCCAAGAGCTGGCAGCTACTGTAAGGTCTCTGCATGAAACTAACCCAATGCTGGGCCATAGGGGTTGCAGGCTTTCAATTACCTATCCGGAGATTTTGGAAATGCAGGCCAGAGCTATTTTTGAAGCTGCTATAGAACTAACTGAACAGGGGATAGAGGTAAAACCGGAAGTTATGATTCCCCTGGCCGGCACTGTTAAGGAAATAAAGATTCTAAAAGATCAGATTGTAGAGATTGCTGAAGCACTAATAAAGGAAAAGGGAGTCAAGTTCGAGTATAAAGTCGGAACCATGATTGAAATACCCAGGGCTTGTGTGGTAGCAGATCAAATAGCTAAGGAAGCAGAATTCTTTAGTTTTGGTACCAATGACCTTACCCAGATGACTTTTGGTTTTTCCAGAGATGATGCTGGTAAATTTTTGCCCGATTATATTGAAAAAGGTATTTTGGAAAAAGATCCTTTTGCTACCCTGGACATAGAGGGGGTAGG includes the following:
- a CDS encoding flavodoxin family protein, producing MKALAIIGSPHKNGNSAGLLRLVLKQIDSKYDSEELFLKGLDLNPCNGCHYCEQKNKCVIKDDMQEIYGKMEKADLIILSTPSYMGGPASRLRIFMERSWYLRKGQMEGKLGTYIITGRRKIGPVVLELQEYLLRLQLKVLPGILGFGFGPGTVLKDKEAVAEVGKLARKLT
- a CDS encoding J domain-containing protein, whose protein sequence is MQDLIQFEDIDMARKTLGLKQISSIQEIKNAYRKLSLKHHPDRAGSKGEEKFKQISFSYRLLMDYSYKYPISFTRERVKDIEEAEYEKYHQERFYSTWF
- the glyQ gene encoding glycine--tRNA ligase subunit alpha, with protein sequence MMNFQDIIFNLQKYWSGQGCIIRQPLDLEKGAGTFNPDTFLRCLGPEPWKVAYVEPSRRPTDGRYGENPFRSQFYYQYQVLLKPSPDQAVELYLGSLESLGIDLKNHDIRFVEDDWASPTIGAAGLGWEVWADGMEITQFTYFQQMGGISLKPVSVELTYGLERIAMYLQDKDSFWELKWNDEITYADVLLESEKQWCVYNFELADVEMLLDLFEKFEKEFYRIMEKDLVFVACEFVLKCSHVFNLLDAREAISVSERTSYIGRVRNLAKKLCKAYVKQRKELGFPLTKCHE
- the glyS gene encoding glycine--tRNA ligase subunit beta, producing the protein MNKDLVFEIGTEELPSSCILEGVEGLKDILIRKLKQERVSFLQVDTLGTPRRLTAIVKGIDEMQNSQQRVITGPPKKIAFEADGTPTQAAIGFARSLGLKADELEEIDTERGIYLGKTVQEEGKPVLEVLPDLLKQAITDISFSKQMYWGDYSLKFARPIRWILALWGDKVVDFEIENLKSGRLTYGLRTIPDNPLAVENADCYLDLIASKGMIMINPDHRCQKILDSLSWMEQNQWGGKYQVVMDHELLAEVVNLVEFPHVLAGKFSDHFLYIPQDILIKAIEYHQRYFAVIDEKGQVTNNFLVVQNGTDDNSGDIIKGNQRVLEARLSDAAFFYEEDKKHGFDQWLEKLKGVIFYSGLGSMHDKVNRLEKLAQYLSMELGQSHIKDDACRAARLCKCDLVTNMVVEFPELQGVVGREYALEKGENSKVANAIFEHYLPRFAEDILPESETGAVLSIADKIDTTCGMFLLDNIPTGSEDPFALRRKASGIVSSILDRKYDLDLNQLIEFNLNLYLDTFDIEKPSHIVEKILDFMLARYRFRLEKEGKRLDIMEAVAATGVFSVVDMDNRYRALQKFIEEQHIELIANPMIRCQNIIKGGQAGQIAEGLLKEEGERQLYLSIQDMEDKFLGLKKEKDYFSMLEELKNFGRAVDNFFDQVLVMDQDEDIKNNRISLVKSARDLYLNVADFSKLVMEG
- the ppdK gene encoding pyruvate, phosphate dikinase — protein: MTEKKYVYFFGEGAKEMKKLLGGKGANLSEMTNIGLPVPPGFTITTEVCNLFYELGKRYPEGLQEQIDGSLKKLEQKMDAVLGDKDNPLLVSVRSGAAISMPGMMDTVLNLGLNDITVNGLIIKTGNERFGWDSYRRFIQMFGDVVMEVEHDKFEHAMQSMKNKKGVKFDTDLTAEDLKQLVDEYKQIINESAGKSFPQNPREQLQMSVDAVFGSWNNKRAITYRNLHDIPHSIGTAVNVQAMVFGNMGENSGTGVAFTRNPSTGENLEYGEYLINAQGEDVVAGIRTPQPITKLKEEMPEIYDQLMDIFKKLEQHYREMQDLEFTIQEGKLYMLQTRTGKRTAAAALQIAVDMEKEGLIDKRTAVMRVEPQQLDQLLHKQIDKNAKQGADLLAKGLPASPGAALGRVVFDADEAVRESANGPVVLVRTETSPEDIEGMSVAQGILTSRGGMTSHAAVVARGMGKCCVAGCETIKVFADQKYFTVNGQKVNKGDWITLDGSTGEVFLGQLEVVDPEISGNFELFMEWIDQFSKIGVRTNADTPHDAGVALKFGAEGIGLCRTEHMFFEANRIKAVRKMIVASSEEERRKALMTILPYQKQDFIDILKVMEGKPVTIRLLDPPLHEFLPSEEEDIKEIAGELNIDPQELAATVRSLHETNPMLGHRGCRLSITYPEILEMQARAIFEAAIELTEQGIEVKPEVMIPLAGTVKEIKILKDQIVEIAEALIKEKGVKFEYKVGTMIEIPRACVVADQIAKEAEFFSFGTNDLTQMTFGFSRDDAGKFLPDYIEKGILEKDPFATLDIEGVGQLVLMGIQKGRSTRKDLKIGICGEHGGDPNSVKFCHQAGMDYVSCSPYRVPIARLAAAQANLEDQ